In Deinococcus maricopensis DSM 21211, one genomic interval encodes:
- a CDS encoding c-type cytochrome, whose translation MVRVPLAVQLSSCVGGLIGVLTLTAAVATPQAPAAAPTFTAAQVTAGQQVYAQSCQGCHGANLQGSRAPGLVGTAFLTRWADGRRPAADLHGYIAQKMPRNKPGSLTPAQALNVTAYVLAQNGYAAGPRALNAAALKAPLAAPPTPK comes from the coding sequence ATGGTGCGTGTTCCGCTCGCCGTACAGCTCAGCTCATGCGTGGGGGGCCTCATCGGCGTGCTGACCCTCACGGCCGCCGTCGCCACCCCGCAGGCGCCCGCCGCCGCGCCGACCTTCACCGCCGCGCAGGTCACCGCCGGACAGCAGGTGTACGCCCAGAGCTGCCAGGGGTGCCACGGCGCCAACCTCCAGGGCAGCCGCGCCCCCGGCCTCGTCGGCACCGCCTTCCTGACCCGCTGGGCCGACGGGCGCCGCCCCGCCGCCGACCTGCACGGTTACATCGCGCAGAAGATGCCCCGCAACAAACCCGGCAGCCTCACGCCCGCGCAGGCACTCAACGTCACCGCCTACGTCCTCGCGCAAAACGGCTACGCCGCCGGCCCCCGCGCCCTCAACGCCGCCGCGCTCAAAGCCCCGCTCGCCGCGCCCCCCACCCCCAAGTAA
- a CDS encoding sensor histidine kinase, with product MSAANPTPSANILIVDDQDAKRLALAAALSPLGQNIVMASSGREALRLLLQDEYAVILLDVRMPDMDGFETASLIRSRKQTEGTPIIFVTAYDRAEADMLGGYSLGAVDFIFSPVQAEVLRAKVSVFVDLHLKTLMVQAHERRLRELEAQQARAAQDRLRRANERERMRAQQEMRKLSSAVEQAADPIFIADREGVIEYVNPAFERVTGYARDEAIGQHASILWPEGVGQVFTQEVWPALLRGETYRGDVMNRRKDGSLYHKEKTLTPIKDERGRITHVVSTGKDVSDRKRIEAELVALNLSLEARVESRTAQLEDVNRELEAFAYSISHDLRTPLRHIASFADLLSRDTQGLLPEKATRRLTIIQESAKRMDGLINDLLEFARTGRQDLVFREVPLGSVVQEVMQDVERANEGRVIEWDVQDLPTVYGDPAALRQVLMNLVANAVKYARDRTPIRVALWGETGAREDVVHVRDNGVGFNMAYAHKLFGVFQRLHSPDSFEGTGVGLANVKRIVARHGGRVWAEGTEGQGATFSFSLPREETTGPRVPVAATASSEA from the coding sequence GTGAGCGCCGCGAACCCCACGCCGTCCGCGAACATCCTCATCGTCGACGACCAGGACGCCAAGCGCCTCGCGCTCGCGGCGGCCCTGTCGCCGCTCGGGCAGAACATCGTGATGGCCTCGTCGGGCCGCGAGGCGCTGCGCCTGCTGCTGCAAGACGAGTACGCCGTGATTCTCCTGGACGTGCGCATGCCCGACATGGACGGATTCGAGACGGCCAGCCTGATCCGCAGCCGCAAGCAGACCGAGGGCACGCCGATCATCTTCGTGACGGCGTACGACCGGGCCGAAGCGGACATGCTGGGCGGGTACTCGCTCGGCGCGGTGGACTTCATCTTCTCGCCGGTGCAGGCGGAGGTGCTGCGCGCGAAAGTCAGCGTGTTCGTGGACCTGCATCTCAAGACGCTGATGGTGCAGGCGCACGAGCGGCGCCTGCGGGAACTGGAGGCGCAGCAGGCGCGCGCGGCGCAGGACCGGCTGCGCCGCGCGAACGAACGGGAGCGCATGCGCGCGCAGCAGGAAATGCGCAAGCTGTCGAGCGCCGTGGAGCAGGCCGCCGACCCGATCTTCATCGCGGACCGCGAGGGCGTGATCGAATACGTGAACCCGGCGTTCGAGCGCGTCACCGGGTACGCGCGCGACGAGGCCATCGGGCAGCACGCGAGCATCCTGTGGCCTGAAGGCGTGGGGCAGGTGTTCACGCAGGAGGTGTGGCCTGCGCTGCTGCGCGGCGAAACGTACCGCGGGGACGTCATGAACCGCCGCAAGGACGGTAGCTTGTACCACAAGGAGAAAACGCTCACGCCCATCAAGGACGAGCGCGGGCGGATCACGCACGTCGTGTCGACCGGCAAGGATGTCTCGGACCGCAAGCGCATCGAGGCGGAACTGGTCGCGCTGAACCTCTCGCTCGAAGCGCGCGTGGAAAGCCGCACCGCGCAGCTTGAGGACGTGAACCGCGAACTGGAGGCGTTCGCGTACAGCATCTCGCACGACCTGCGCACGCCGCTGCGGCACATCGCGAGCTTCGCGGACCTGCTGAGCCGCGACACGCAGGGCCTGCTGCCCGAGAAGGCCACGCGGCGCCTGACCATCATTCAGGAGTCCGCGAAGCGCATGGACGGCCTGATCAACGACCTGCTGGAGTTCGCCCGCACCGGCCGACAGGACCTGGTGTTCCGCGAGGTGCCGCTCGGCAGCGTCGTGCAGGAGGTCATGCAGGACGTGGAACGCGCCAATGAGGGCCGCGTGATCGAGTGGGACGTGCAGGACCTGCCAACCGTGTACGGCGACCCGGCGGCGCTACGGCAGGTGCTGATGAACCTGGTGGCGAACGCCGTGAAGTACGCGCGGGACCGCACGCCCATCCGGGTGGCCCTGTGGGGCGAGACGGGCGCGCGCGAGGACGTCGTGCACGTGCGGGACAACGGCGTGGGGTTCAACATGGCGTACGCGCACAAGCTGTTCGGGGTGTTCCAGCGGCTGCACTCGCCGGACAGCTTCGAGGGGACCGGCGTGGGCCTCGCGAACGTGAAACGCATCGTGGCGCGCCATGGCGGGCGCGTCTGGGCGGAGGGCACGGAGGGGCAGGGCGCGACGTTCAGCTTCTCGCTGCCGCGCGAGGAGACGACCGGCCCGCGCGTGCCGGTGGCGGCAACCGCGTCCAGCGAAGCCTGA
- a CDS encoding HAMP domain-containing protein — protein sequence MTDISPTAQPLDEHLLLAALNAYKKGDFTARLPVTWTGVAGKIADAFNEVLENSERIAADVARVGRIVGKEGKVTQRVPLGPTTGSWVQLIEGMNELIDDLVWPTSEMTRVITAVANGDLSQTMAVETNGQPIQGQFLQTARTVNTMVDQLNSFAGEVTRVAREVGTEGKLGGQAEVKGVGGTWKDLTDNVNYMASNLTNQVRNIAEVTTAVANGDLSKKITVDARGEILDLKNTVNTMVDQLNSFAGEVTRVAREVGTEGKLGGQAEVKGIGGTWKDLTDNVNFMASNLTNQVRNIAFVTTAVANGDLSKKITVDVRGELLELKNTINTMVDQLNAFASEVTRVAREVGTEGKLGGQANVPGVGGTWKDLTDNVNSMAGNLTGQVRGIARVVTAVANGDLKKTLTLEAKGEIAELAETINSMIDTLATFAEQVTGVAREVGVEGKLGGQASVPGASGTWKDLTDNVNFMAGNLTDQVRNIAFVTTAVANGDLSKKITADAKGEILELKNTINTMVDQLNAFAGEVTRVAREVGTEGKLGGQAEVKGVGGTWKDLTDNVNFMASNLTDQVRNIAFVTTAVANGDLSKKITADAKGEILELKNTINTMVDQLNSFAGEVTRVAREVGTEGRLGGQADVRGVGGTWKDLTDNVNFMASNLTNQVRNIAFVTTAVANGDLSKKITVDVRGELLELKNTINTMVDQLNAFASEVTRVAREVGTEGKLGGQANVPGVGGTWKDLTDNVNSMAGNLTGQVRGIARVVTAVANGDLKKTLTLEAKGEIAELAETINSMIDTLATFAEQVTGVAREVGVEGKLGGQASVPGASGTWKDLTDNVNQLAANLTTQVRAIAEVATAVTAGDLTRSINLDARGELDALKDNINAMIHNLRDTTEKNNEQDWLKTNLAKFTRMLQGQRDLLTVSRLILSELAPLVRANHGVFYTMDEEANVPTLQLQASYAYRERKGLANRFRLGEGLVGQCALEQEPIVLTHVPHDYVQINSGLGAATPSNIVVLPVVFEGETKAVIELASFEMFSATHLAFLEQLTESIGIVLNTIQATMRTETLLTQSQGMAQELQSQQEELRQTNEELEEKARLLADQNREVEHKNREVETARQALEEKAAQLALTSKYKSEFLANMSHELRTPLNSLLLLANQLRDNPERNLSEQQVAYARTIFASGNDLLNLINDILDLSKIESGTVTADTADVPLRAVRESVESTFTHMAADKGVAFALDFDARLPGSLVSDEKRLLQILKNLLSNAFKFTERGEVRLTVTPATSGWSSDHPALSRAPGVIAFRVSDTGIGIAPDKQRVIFEAFQQADGTTSRKYGGTGLGLAISRELARILGGEITLQSTPGTGSTFTLYLPTNGYTETPAPSGSGSRVLPGALPTAATLSPASGAPSALATRPEPRKAAPDVQADLSPASAPTPVADATPILSDDRASIQPGDRTVLIVEDDATFAGILLDLAHERGFMALIASRGEQAITLAQTYRPSAITLDLSLPDTSGWAVLDHLKHDPVTRHIPVHIISGEEATLLGRKLGALDHVTKSGDRAALHQAFENLESFIARRVKNLLVVEDDLTQRENIVDLIGNGDVKTTAVSSGAEALGALATTAFDCIVLDLKLPDMSGFDLITTLQKNPAFRAIPIIVYTAQDLTRQQETQLRKAAKSIILKDVRSPERLLDEVTLFLHRVEANLPEAKRQILEGARQQDPMLRGKRVLVVDDDIRNIFALTAVLERHHMTVFTAENGRDAINMLESTPDIDVILMDVMMPELDGYETTRLIRQNRKFKNLPIISLTAKAMPGDREKSIASGASDYISKPVHSEKLLSLLRVWLYR from the coding sequence ATGACTGACATCTCCCCCACCGCACAGCCGCTCGATGAACACCTCCTTCTCGCCGCGCTGAACGCCTATAAGAAAGGCGACTTCACCGCGCGTCTGCCCGTCACCTGGACGGGCGTCGCCGGCAAGATCGCCGACGCCTTCAACGAGGTGCTGGAAAACAGCGAACGCATCGCCGCGGACGTCGCCCGCGTGGGCCGCATCGTCGGCAAGGAAGGCAAGGTCACGCAGCGCGTCCCACTTGGCCCCACCACGGGCTCCTGGGTGCAGCTGATCGAGGGCATGAACGAGCTGATCGACGACCTCGTGTGGCCCACCAGCGAAATGACCCGCGTCATCACCGCCGTCGCGAACGGCGACCTGTCGCAGACCATGGCGGTCGAGACGAACGGGCAGCCTATTCAGGGGCAGTTCCTGCAGACGGCGCGCACCGTGAACACCATGGTGGACCAGCTGAACAGCTTCGCGGGCGAAGTGACGCGCGTGGCGCGCGAGGTGGGCACCGAAGGCAAACTCGGCGGGCAGGCCGAGGTGAAGGGCGTCGGCGGCACCTGGAAGGACCTCACCGACAACGTGAACTACATGGCGTCCAACCTGACCAACCAGGTGCGCAACATCGCGGAGGTCACGACGGCGGTGGCGAACGGCGACCTCAGCAAGAAAATCACCGTCGATGCGCGCGGTGAGATTCTGGACCTGAAGAACACCGTGAACACCATGGTGGACCAGCTGAACAGCTTCGCGGGCGAAGTGACCCGCGTCGCTCGCGAGGTGGGCACTGAAGGCAAACTCGGCGGGCAGGCCGAGGTGAAGGGCATCGGCGGGACGTGGAAGGACCTGACGGACAACGTGAACTTCATGGCGTCCAACCTGACCAACCAGGTGCGCAACATCGCCTTCGTCACCACCGCCGTCGCCAACGGCGACCTCAGCAAGAAAATCACCGTTGACGTGCGCGGCGAGCTGCTCGAACTCAAGAACACCATCAACACCATGGTCGACCAGCTCAACGCTTTCGCCAGCGAAGTCACCCGCGTCGCCCGCGAGGTGGGCACCGAAGGCAAACTCGGCGGGCAGGCGAACGTCCCCGGCGTCGGCGGCACCTGGAAGGACCTCACCGACAACGTCAACAGCATGGCCGGCAACCTCACCGGTCAGGTGCGCGGCATCGCCCGCGTCGTCACCGCCGTCGCGAACGGCGACCTCAAGAAGACCCTTACCCTCGAAGCGAAAGGTGAGATCGCCGAACTCGCCGAGACGATCAACAGCATGATCGACACCCTCGCCACCTTCGCCGAGCAGGTCACCGGCGTGGCCCGCGAGGTGGGCGTCGAAGGCAAACTCGGCGGGCAGGCCAGCGTCCCCGGCGCCAGCGGCACCTGGAAGGACCTCACCGACAACGTGAACTTCATGGCGGGGAACCTGACGGATCAGGTGCGCAACATCGCCTTCGTCACGACGGCGGTGGCGAACGGCGACCTCAGCAAGAAAATCACTGCGGACGCCAAGGGCGAGATCCTCGAACTGAAGAACACCATCAACACCATGGTGGACCAGCTCAACGCCTTCGCGGGCGAAGTGACGCGCGTGGCGCGCGAGGTGGGCACCGAAGGCAAACTCGGCGGGCAGGCTGAGGTGAAGGGCGTCGGCGGCACCTGGAAGGACCTCACCGACAACGTGAACTTCATGGCGTCCAACCTGACGGATCAGGTGCGCAACATCGCCTTCGTCACGACGGCGGTGGCGAACGGCGACCTCAGCAAGAAAATCACCGCGGACGCCAAGGGCGAGATCCTCGAACTGAAGAACACCATCAACACCATGGTGGACCAGCTGAACAGCTTCGCGGGCGAAGTGACCCGCGTCGCTCGCGAGGTGGGCACCGAGGGTCGCCTGGGTGGCCAGGCGGACGTCCGCGGGGTGGGCGGGACGTGGAAGGACCTGACGGACAACGTGAACTTCATGGCGTCCAACCTGACCAACCAGGTGCGCAACATCGCCTTCGTCACCACCGCCGTCGCCAACGGCGACCTCAGCAAGAAAATCACCGTTGACGTGCGCGGCGAGCTGCTCGAACTCAAGAACACCATCAACACCATGGTCGACCAGCTCAACGCTTTCGCCAGCGAAGTCACCCGCGTCGCCCGCGAGGTGGGCACCGAAGGCAAACTCGGCGGGCAGGCGAACGTCCCCGGCGTCGGCGGCACCTGGAAGGACCTCACCGACAACGTCAACAGCATGGCCGGCAACCTCACCGGTCAGGTGCGCGGCATCGCCCGCGTCGTCACCGCCGTCGCGAACGGCGACCTCAAGAAGACCCTTACCCTCGAAGCGAAAGGTGAGATCGCCGAACTCGCCGAGACGATCAACAGCATGATCGACACCCTCGCCACCTTCGCCGAGCAGGTCACCGGCGTGGCCCGCGAGGTGGGCGTCGAAGGCAAACTCGGCGGGCAGGCCAGCGTCCCCGGCGCCAGCGGCACCTGGAAGGACCTCACCGACAACGTGAACCAGCTCGCCGCGAACCTCACGACGCAGGTGCGCGCCATCGCGGAAGTCGCCACGGCCGTGACCGCCGGGGACCTGACGCGCTCCATCAACCTCGACGCCCGCGGGGAACTGGACGCGCTGAAGGACAACATCAACGCGATGATCCACAACCTGCGCGACACCACCGAGAAGAACAACGAGCAGGACTGGCTCAAGACCAACCTCGCGAAGTTCACGCGGATGCTGCAGGGCCAGCGTGACCTGCTCACGGTCAGCCGCCTGATCCTCAGCGAGCTCGCGCCACTCGTGCGCGCGAACCACGGCGTGTTCTACACCATGGACGAAGAAGCGAACGTGCCCACCCTGCAGCTGCAGGCGAGCTACGCGTACCGCGAACGCAAGGGCCTCGCGAACCGCTTCCGCCTGGGCGAGGGCCTCGTCGGACAATGCGCGCTGGAGCAGGAACCCATCGTGCTCACGCACGTGCCGCACGACTACGTGCAGATCAACAGCGGCCTCGGCGCGGCCACGCCCAGCAACATCGTCGTGCTGCCCGTCGTGTTCGAGGGCGAAACCAAGGCCGTGATCGAGCTCGCGTCGTTCGAGATGTTCAGCGCCACGCACCTCGCGTTCCTCGAGCAGCTCACGGAATCCATCGGCATCGTGCTGAACACCATCCAGGCGACCATGCGCACCGAGACGCTGCTCACGCAGTCGCAGGGCATGGCGCAGGAACTGCAGAGCCAGCAGGAAGAACTGCGCCAGACCAACGAGGAACTCGAGGAGAAGGCGCGGCTGCTCGCCGACCAGAACCGCGAGGTGGAGCACAAGAACCGCGAGGTCGAAACGGCCCGCCAGGCGCTCGAGGAGAAGGCCGCGCAGCTGGCCCTCACCAGCAAGTACAAGAGCGAGTTCCTCGCGAACATGAGCCACGAGCTGCGCACGCCGCTCAACAGCCTGCTGCTGCTCGCGAACCAACTGCGCGACAACCCCGAGCGGAACCTCAGCGAGCAGCAGGTGGCGTACGCGCGCACGATCTTCGCGTCCGGCAACGACCTGCTGAACCTCATCAACGACATCCTCGACCTGAGCAAGATCGAGTCCGGCACCGTCACGGCGGACACCGCTGACGTGCCGCTGCGCGCCGTGCGTGAGTCCGTGGAGTCCACGTTCACGCACATGGCGGCGGACAAGGGCGTGGCGTTCGCGCTGGACTTCGACGCGCGCCTGCCCGGCAGTCTGGTCTCGGACGAGAAGCGCCTGCTGCAGATCCTCAAGAACCTCCTCTCGAACGCGTTCAAGTTCACGGAGCGCGGCGAGGTGCGCCTCACGGTCACGCCCGCCACGAGCGGCTGGAGCAGCGACCACCCGGCCCTGAGCCGCGCGCCGGGCGTCATCGCGTTCCGCGTGTCCGACACCGGCATCGGCATCGCGCCGGACAAGCAGCGCGTCATCTTCGAGGCGTTCCAGCAGGCGGACGGCACGACCAGCCGCAAGTACGGCGGCACCGGCCTGGGCCTCGCCATCAGCCGCGAACTGGCGCGCATCCTCGGCGGGGAAATCACCCTGCAGAGCACGCCCGGCACCGGCAGCACCTTCACGCTGTACCTCCCCACGAACGGCTACACCGAAACGCCCGCACCGTCCGGGTCGGGCAGCCGCGTACTGCCGGGCGCGCTGCCCACGGCGGCTACCCTCAGCCCGGCCAGCGGCGCGCCGAGCGCCCTGGCGACGCGCCCGGAGCCGCGCAAGGCCGCCCCGGACGTGCAGGCGGACCTGAGTCCCGCGTCGGCGCCCACCCCGGTGGCGGACGCCACGCCGATCTTGTCGGATGACCGCGCGTCCATCCAGCCGGGGGACCGCACGGTCCTGATCGTCGAGGACGACGCGACGTTCGCGGGCATCCTGCTGGACCTCGCGCACGAGCGCGGCTTCATGGCGCTCATCGCGTCGCGCGGGGAGCAGGCCATCACGCTCGCGCAGACGTACCGCCCGTCCGCGATCACGCTGGACCTCAGCCTGCCGGACACCAGCGGCTGGGCGGTCCTCGACCACCTCAAGCACGACCCGGTCACGCGGCATATCCCCGTGCACATCATCAGCGGCGAGGAGGCGACGCTGCTGGGCCGCAAGCTCGGCGCGCTCGACCACGTCACCAAGAGCGGTGACCGCGCGGCGCTGCACCAGGCGTTCGAGAACCTCGAGTCGTTCATCGCGCGGCGCGTCAAGAACCTCCTCGTCGTCGAGGACGACCTGACGCAGCGTGAAAACATCGTGGACCTCATCGGGAACGGCGACGTGAAAACCACCGCCGTGAGCAGCGGCGCCGAGGCGCTCGGCGCCCTGGCGACCACCGCGTTCGACTGCATCGTGCTGGACCTGAAGCTGCCCGACATGAGCGGCTTCGACCTGATCACGACGCTGCAGAAGAACCCGGCGTTCCGCGCCATCCCGATCATCGTGTACACCGCGCAGGACCTCACGCGGCAGCAGGAGACGCAGCTGCGCAAGGCCGCGAAAAGCATCATCCTCAAGGACGTCCGCTCGCCGGAACGCCTGCTGGACGAGGTGACGCTGTTCCTGCACCGCGTCGAGGCGAACCTGCCCGAAGCGAAACGGCAGATTCTGGAAGGCGCGCGCCAGCAGGACCCGATGCTGCGCGGCAAACGCGTGCTCGTCGTGGACGATGACATCCGCAACATCTTCGCGCTCACGGCGGTGCTGGAGCGCCACCACATGACGGTGTTCACCGCCGAGAACGGCCGCGACGCCATCAACATGCTGGAAAGCACGCCGGACATCGACGTGATCCTGATGGACGTCATGATGCCCGAACTCGACGGGTACGAAACGACCCGCCTGATCCGCCAGAACCGCAAGTTCAAGAACCTGCCGATCATCTCGCTGACCGCCAAGGCCATGCCCGGCGACCGCGAGAAGTCCATCGCGTCGGGCGCGAGCGACTACATCAGCAAACCCGTGCACAGCGAGAAGCTGCTGTCCCTGCTGCGCGTGTGGCTGTACCGATGA
- a CDS encoding CheR family methyltransferase, protein MLEGVYRRYGHDFRAYAPATIRRRVLHCRHAEGLETVSALQERVLRDPQAMNRLIECLSINVTEMFRDPTFFRALREQVIPVLRTHPFIRVWHAGCATGEEVYSMAILLHEAGLLERTRLYATDMSAAALAAARSGIYPQDKLSAYAQAYALSGGTGDFGAYFTQQYDHGIVHASLRRNIIWGQHNLATDGSFNEFHLILCRNVMIYFKKPLQEHVHALLTESLVPFGVLGLGRHESLDFSAHAGRYSTLNLTEKLYRRIA, encoded by the coding sequence CTGCTCGAAGGTGTGTACCGCCGGTACGGCCATGACTTCCGCGCGTACGCGCCCGCCACCATCCGGCGGCGCGTCCTGCACTGCCGGCACGCCGAAGGGCTCGAAACGGTCAGCGCCCTGCAGGAGCGCGTGCTGCGCGACCCACAGGCGATGAACCGCCTGATCGAGTGCCTGAGCATCAACGTCACCGAGATGTTCCGCGACCCCACCTTCTTCCGGGCGTTGCGGGAGCAGGTGATTCCGGTGCTGCGCACGCACCCGTTCATTCGCGTGTGGCACGCCGGCTGCGCGACCGGCGAGGAGGTGTACAGCATGGCGATCCTTCTGCACGAGGCGGGCCTGCTGGAGCGCACGCGCCTGTACGCCACGGACATGAGCGCGGCTGCGCTCGCGGCGGCCAGGAGCGGCATCTACCCGCAGGACAAGCTCAGCGCATACGCGCAGGCGTACGCGCTCTCGGGCGGCACCGGCGACTTCGGCGCGTACTTCACGCAGCAGTATGATCACGGCATCGTGCACGCCAGCCTGCGGCGCAATATCATCTGGGGACAGCATAACCTCGCCACGGACGGCTCGTTCAACGAGTTCCACCTGATTTTGTGCCGCAACGTCATGATCTACTTCAAGAAACCCCTACAGGAGCACGTGCACGCGCTGCTCACCGAAAGCCTCGTGCCGTTCGGCGTGCTGGGCCTCGGGCGGCATGAGTCGCTGGACTTCAGCGCGCACGCCGGGCGGTACTCCACCCTGAACCTCACCGAGAAGCTGTACCGGAGAATCGCGTGA
- a CDS encoding FAD-dependent oxidoreductase: MRVSALAGACYDGGMRMVVVGGVAAGMSAASRARRANPDAEIVVFERGAWVSYGACGLPYALAQDKPDWDVLVARTPQQLRGRGLHVQLEHEVTGVDARARTVTVRGPGGSRTEPYDELLIATGVSAVQPAWSVPGLAGVHTLRTMADAQALDASVRGARRVAIIGGGYIGLELAEALRARGLSVALLEAQEDVAGRALDPEVAAPVRAEVERGGVDVRTGVTVEGLGARAGRVTGVHTSAGFVRTDVVVVAVGVRANAELARAAGARLGRSGAVRVDVACRTAVPGVWAAGDVCEVRHRVSRRFVHVPLGLTANRMGRVAGVNMTGGAARFPGIVGTGIFKVFGLGVARTGLTLAEARAVGLDAVAVDSALADRPGYYPGHAPLHVRLVAERASGRLLGGQLVGQPDAVKRVDVLAATLHARGTVHDLEAYDLAYAPPFSTVWDALLVAAGRTARALGRPPPDDG; the protein is encoded by the coding sequence ATGAGGGTGAGCGCACTGGCGGGCGCGTGCTACGACGGGGGTATGCGGATGGTGGTGGTGGGGGGCGTCGCGGCGGGCATGAGCGCCGCGAGCCGCGCGCGCCGCGCGAACCCGGACGCGGAGATCGTGGTGTTCGAACGGGGCGCGTGGGTGAGCTATGGCGCGTGCGGCCTGCCGTACGCCCTCGCGCAGGACAAGCCGGACTGGGACGTGCTGGTGGCGCGCACTCCGCAGCAGCTGCGCGGGCGGGGCCTGCACGTGCAGCTGGAGCACGAGGTGACGGGCGTGGACGCGCGCGCGCGGACCGTCACGGTGCGCGGGCCGGGTGGGTCGAGGACCGAGCCGTACGACGAACTGCTGATCGCCACGGGCGTGTCCGCCGTGCAGCCGGCGTGGAGCGTGCCCGGACTGGCGGGCGTGCATACGCTGCGGACCATGGCGGACGCGCAGGCGCTCGACGCGAGCGTGCGCGGCGCGCGGCGCGTGGCGATCATCGGGGGCGGGTACATCGGGCTGGAGCTGGCGGAGGCGCTGCGGGCGCGCGGCCTGAGCGTGGCGCTGCTGGAAGCGCAGGAGGACGTGGCCGGGCGCGCCCTGGACCCGGAGGTGGCCGCCCCGGTGCGCGCGGAGGTGGAGCGCGGCGGCGTGGACGTGCGCACGGGCGTGACGGTGGAGGGCCTGGGCGCGCGCGCGGGGCGCGTGACAGGCGTGCACACGAGCGCCGGGTTCGTACGCACGGACGTGGTGGTGGTGGCCGTGGGTGTGCGCGCCAACGCGGAGCTGGCGCGCGCGGCGGGGGCGCGCCTGGGGCGGTCCGGGGCGGTGCGCGTGGACGTGGCGTGCCGGACGGCGGTGCCGGGCGTGTGGGCGGCGGGGGACGTGTGCGAGGTGCGGCACCGGGTGTCGCGGCGGTTCGTGCATGTGCCGCTGGGCCTCACGGCGAACCGCATGGGGCGCGTGGCGGGTGTGAACATGACGGGCGGCGCGGCGCGCTTCCCGGGAATTGTGGGCACGGGGATCTTCAAGGTGTTCGGGCTGGGCGTGGCGCGCACGGGGTTGACGCTCGCAGAGGCGCGGGCTGTGGGGCTCGACGCCGTGGCGGTGGACAGTGCGCTGGCGGACCGGCCCGGGTACTACCCGGGGCACGCGCCATTGCACGTGCGCCTGGTGGCGGAGCGTGCGTCGGGGCGGTTGCTGGGCGGGCAGCTGGTGGGGCAGCCGGACGCGGTGAAGCGGGTGGACGTGCTGGCGGCCACGCTGCACGCCCGGGGGACCGTGCATGACCTGGAGGCGTATGACCTGGCGTACGCGCCGCCGTTCAGCACAGTATGGGACGCCCTGCTGGTGGCGGCGGGCCGGACAGCGCGCGCGCTGGGCAGGCCCCCCCCGGATGACGGCTGA
- a CDS encoding EAL domain-containing protein, whose translation MTVRAHACDCDALPHAAHVPTRLLVYARGTHVRQRLAALILAGNLGEAYDDSSHLLSAPSVDAVRALMHALTPLEAEEVHAMPHADGRLHYAEARPLRTWLTRLETTWFPQVAANLRFAYQPIVHANSDVLGFEALMRAQDGDRPVPPLDLLEAATAHDAARALDAQARIGAIQQGVQRLPPGANIFVNFAPSVVYNPDVCLRTTFRACREAQVDPRRLVFEVVETEAYPDLPTLRRVLERYREEGMRVALDDLGAGYASLLYLEALRPDFVKLDRDLVRGVHDADPRVALIGAITRYAHDLGIDVIAEGIETPKELRLALELGVDAIQGYLLARPAHELDPAVLAQAQALVRAHQPAQTVHIDRAAQ comes from the coding sequence ATGACCGTCCGCGCGCATGCCTGTGACTGCGACGCCCTGCCGCACGCCGCACACGTCCCCACCCGGCTGTTGGTCTACGCGCGCGGCACGCACGTCCGGCAGCGCCTGGCCGCGCTCATCCTGGCCGGCAACCTCGGCGAGGCGTACGACGACAGCAGCCACCTGCTGAGCGCTCCGAGTGTGGACGCCGTCCGCGCCCTCATGCACGCCCTCACGCCCCTCGAAGCCGAGGAGGTGCACGCCATGCCTCATGCCGACGGCCGCCTGCACTACGCCGAGGCGCGTCCGCTGCGCACCTGGCTGACGCGCCTGGAAACCACGTGGTTCCCGCAGGTCGCGGCGAACCTGCGCTTCGCGTACCAGCCGATCGTGCACGCCAACAGCGACGTCTTGGGCTTCGAGGCGCTCATGCGCGCGCAGGACGGCGATCGTCCCGTGCCGCCCCTGGACCTCCTGGAAGCCGCCACTGCGCACGACGCCGCGCGCGCCCTGGACGCGCAGGCGCGCATCGGCGCCATCCAGCAGGGCGTTCAGCGCCTCCCGCCTGGCGCGAACATCTTCGTGAACTTCGCGCCGAGTGTCGTGTACAACCCGGATGTGTGCCTGCGCACCACCTTCCGCGCCTGCCGGGAGGCGCAGGTGGACCCTCGGCGGCTGGTGTTCGAGGTGGTCGAAACCGAGGCGTATCCGGACCTGCCGACGCTGCGCCGCGTGCTGGAGCGCTACCGCGAGGAGGGCATGCGCGTCGCTCTGGATGACCTCGGGGCGGGGTACGCGAGCCTGCTGTACCTGGAGGCGCTGCGGCCGGACTTCGTGAAACTCGACCGGGACCTCGTCCGGGGCGTGCATGACGCCGACCCGCGCGTGGCGCTGATCGGGGCGATCACCCGGTACGCGCATGACCTGGGCATCGACGTGATCGCCGAGGGGATCGAGACGCCCAAGGAGCTGCGCCTCGCGCTGGAGTTGGGGGTGGACGCCATCCAGGGGTACCTGCTGGCCCGCCCGGCGCACGAGTTGGACCCGGCGGTGCTCGCGCAGGCGCAGGCGCTCGTGCGGGCCCACCAGCCTGCCCAGACAGTGCATATAGACCGAGCGGCGCAATAA